One window from the genome of Dyadobacter sp. CECT 9275 encodes:
- the radA gene encoding DNA repair protein RadA, whose translation MAKVKTAYFCQECGYNSPKWVGRCPSCGEWNTFVQEVIEKEDKKTTVSWKSVSLVSRPKAIAEIEYEDEPRILTLDEELNRVLGGGIVQGSLILIGGEPGIGKSTLMLQIALTLSEKRVLYVSGEESEQQIKMRAERMSSKSSNCFILTETQTSSIFRQIEDFKPDVLVVDSIQTMQSAYIESGAGSVSQVRECTAEFMKYAKETGVPVFLIGHITKDGSLAGPKVLEHMVDTVLQFEGDRHTTYRILRTIKNRFGSTSELGIYEMHGSGLRQVSNPSEILISQRDEPVSGIAIGSMMEGNRPLLIEIQSLVSVANYGTPQRSSTGFDAKRLQMLLAVLEKRGGFRLGVQDVFLNVAGGLRVEDPAIDLSVISSLVSSYEDRFIPPSVCFAAEVGLGGEVRAVNRIESRVSEAEKLGFKKIYISKYNSKGLDTGRLKIEVAPVAHLDQLFMELFR comes from the coding sequence ATGGCCAAAGTAAAAACGGCTTACTTCTGTCAGGAATGCGGATACAACTCTCCAAAGTGGGTTGGGCGATGTCCTTCCTGCGGTGAGTGGAATACATTTGTTCAGGAAGTTATTGAAAAGGAAGACAAAAAGACCACGGTATCCTGGAAATCTGTCAGCCTGGTAAGCAGGCCCAAAGCAATAGCGGAGATAGAATACGAAGATGAGCCAAGAATCCTCACACTGGACGAAGAACTCAACAGGGTTTTGGGAGGAGGAATTGTTCAGGGCTCACTGATCCTGATCGGGGGCGAACCTGGGATAGGGAAGTCGACCCTGATGCTGCAGATTGCGCTTACCCTTTCCGAAAAGCGCGTTTTGTATGTTTCGGGAGAAGAGTCGGAACAGCAGATCAAGATGCGGGCAGAGCGCATGAGCTCCAAAAGCAGCAATTGTTTCATACTTACAGAAACGCAGACTTCGAGTATCTTCCGGCAGATCGAGGATTTTAAGCCGGATGTACTGGTGGTGGACTCTATCCAGACCATGCAGTCGGCTTATATCGAATCCGGTGCAGGGAGCGTGTCGCAGGTGAGAGAGTGTACTGCCGAGTTTATGAAGTATGCAAAGGAAACTGGTGTGCCGGTTTTCCTCATTGGTCATATTACCAAGGATGGCTCACTGGCGGGCCCCAAGGTGCTGGAACATATGGTGGATACGGTACTTCAGTTTGAAGGAGACCGGCATACTACTTACAGGATTTTGAGGACGATTAAAAACAGATTCGGAAGCACGTCGGAGCTGGGGATATATGAAATGCATGGCAGCGGCCTCAGGCAGGTGAGTAATCCTTCGGAGATACTGATCTCGCAGCGTGACGAACCTGTGAGTGGTATTGCAATCGGTTCAATGATGGAAGGAAACCGGCCGTTGCTGATCGAGATACAGTCGCTCGTCAGTGTTGCGAACTACGGTACTCCTCAGCGGAGCAGTACAGGATTTGACGCCAAAAGGCTCCAGATGTTGCTGGCAGTACTGGAAAAACGGGGTGGTTTCAGGCTGGGTGTACAGGATGTTTTCCTGAATGTTGCTGGTGGACTTCGGGTGGAGGATCCTGCGATTGACTTATCGGTAATATCTTCATTGGTTTCTTCTTATGAAGACAGATTTATCCCTCCTTCGGTTTGCTTTGCGGCGGAAGTAGGCCTGGGAGGGGAAGTGCGTGCTGTTAACAGGATTGAAAGCAGAGTGTCGGAAGCGGAAAAGCTAGGTTTTAAGAAAATATATATATCCAAATACAACAGCAAGGGGCTGGATACCGGAAGGTTAAAGATAGAGGTAGCGCCGGTGGCACACCTTGACCAGTTGTTTATGGAGCTTTTCAGGTGA
- a CDS encoding porin family protein, translating to MNILTKVILTCLLGAITLTSVRAQKKGFAFGIKGGVNLSKLSMGDVFTTRYDDSGNPYLGYDGKEVKDNLKKSFDTRTGFAGGIYARFGKVLFIQPEVLLSTKGGSFDIVKTDGDAPVTETVKVKYSNIDVPLLIGIKGGPIRFLAGPVTSFRIGDNQKLADAFRYYTSDLSNSLSEATFGYQLGVGLDLGSISIDVRKEGSFTNLATFELNGVPASGSSTVRQKINSWQVTLGLKLF from the coding sequence ATGAACATCCTGACAAAAGTTATTCTTACATGCCTTCTTGGTGCAATTACTTTGACTTCGGTACGGGCGCAGAAAAAAGGTTTTGCGTTTGGTATAAAAGGAGGTGTTAACCTGTCTAAGCTTAGTATGGGAGATGTTTTTACCACCCGATATGACGACAGTGGTAACCCTTACCTTGGCTACGATGGGAAGGAAGTAAAGGATAATCTAAAAAAAAGCTTTGATACACGTACGGGTTTCGCGGGAGGCATTTATGCGCGGTTCGGGAAGGTACTTTTTATTCAGCCGGAAGTGTTGCTTTCCACCAAAGGCGGATCTTTTGATATCGTGAAAACAGACGGTGATGCTCCCGTTACAGAAACCGTGAAAGTCAAATACAGCAACATCGATGTTCCCCTCCTGATTGGTATTAAAGGCGGCCCTATCCGTTTTCTGGCAGGACCAGTAACCTCATTCCGAATCGGTGACAACCAAAAACTCGCCGATGCCTTTCGCTATTATACCTCTGACCTGAGCAACTCTCTTTCTGAGGCAACCTTTGGCTACCAGCTGGGCGTAGGGCTTGATCTGGGAAGTATCAGCATTGACGTAAGGAAGGAAGGCTCTTTCACCAATCTGGCCACCTTTGAATTAAACGGGGTACCGGCCAGCGGAAGTTCTACCGTTCGGCAGAAAATCAACTCATGGCAGGTAACGCTCGGATTAAAATTATTTTAA
- a CDS encoding LytR/AlgR family response regulator transcription factor codes for MKNFQSFTRSGQVDTPVTKTSALISVQSMGRTIFLTPDVITFLEGEGNYTFIYTNNGKKYLVSKTLKSLSEHLNDNFIRVHKSYLVNSEYVVARMDDDRLLKMACGKEVMVSRRKTKEIAGILDHHSLRISA; via the coding sequence ATGAAAAATTTTCAATCCTTTACAAGATCAGGTCAGGTTGACACTCCTGTTACTAAAACCTCAGCGCTCATTTCGGTTCAATCCATGGGCCGTACCATTTTTTTGACTCCCGATGTCATTACCTTTTTGGAAGGTGAAGGAAATTATACATTTATATATACCAACAACGGCAAAAAGTATCTTGTTTCCAAGACTTTAAAGTCGTTGTCGGAGCACTTGAACGATAACTTTATTAGGGTACATAAATCGTACCTGGTGAACTCTGAGTACGTGGTGGCCAGAATGGACGACGATCGTTTGCTGAAAATGGCCTGTGGAAAAGAAGTTATGGTCTCTCGCAGGAAAACAAAAGAAATTGCGGGGATTCTCGATCATCATTCATTGAGAATCAGCGCCTGA
- the pheS gene encoding phenylalanine--tRNA ligase subunit alpha, with translation MITERVKELIAEIEQSQVANKEQLEAFRMRYISKKGVVTELFDGLKNIPQEERRAVGQELNTLKNFAQNRFQAFNDILENASDAHPELVFDLTLPAVPHEQGSLHPLTIVRKRIIEIFERMGFNVSYGPEIEKDWYNFSALNFADNHPAREMQDTFFISKSDGEVKDDVLLRTHTSNVQVRLMERQKPPIRSIMPGRVFRNEAISARAHCVFHQVEGLYVDKNVSFKDLKDTLYHFAKEMFGKDSKIRLRPSYFPFTEPSAEIDVTCFICKGKGCNVCKHTGWVEIAGSGMVDPNVLENCGIDSNEFTGFAFGMGIERITMLRYGINDLRLFTENDVRFLRQFEGA, from the coding sequence ATGATTACCGAGCGGGTTAAAGAGCTGATAGCTGAAATAGAACAAAGCCAGGTTGCGAACAAAGAGCAACTGGAAGCATTCAGGATGCGATATATCAGTAAAAAAGGAGTTGTGACCGAGTTGTTCGACGGGCTTAAAAACATACCTCAGGAAGAGAGGCGTGCGGTCGGCCAGGAATTGAACACCCTCAAGAACTTTGCTCAGAACCGCTTTCAGGCCTTTAACGACATACTTGAGAATGCCTCAGATGCTCACCCTGAACTGGTATTTGATCTGACACTGCCTGCCGTCCCTCATGAACAAGGCAGCCTGCACCCGCTTACCATTGTAAGAAAGAGAATCATTGAAATATTCGAAAGGATGGGTTTCAACGTTTCCTACGGGCCCGAAATTGAAAAGGACTGGTATAATTTCAGTGCGCTCAACTTTGCAGACAATCACCCGGCCCGCGAAATGCAGGATACTTTTTTTATTTCCAAAAGTGATGGGGAAGTAAAAGACGATGTACTGCTGCGTACGCATACCTCTAACGTGCAGGTGCGGCTGATGGAACGACAGAAACCGCCGATCAGGTCAATTATGCCTGGACGGGTTTTCAGGAATGAAGCCATTTCTGCCAGAGCTCATTGCGTTTTTCATCAGGTGGAAGGCCTTTATGTTGACAAAAACGTATCCTTCAAAGATCTGAAAGATACCCTCTATCACTTTGCCAAGGAAATGTTCGGCAAGGATTCCAAGATTCGCCTCCGCCCGTCGTATTTCCCGTTTACGGAGCCGAGTGCTGAGATTGACGTGACCTGCTTTATATGCAAAGGCAAAGGCTGCAACGTGTGTAAGCATACAGGGTGGGTGGAAATTGCCGGCTCAGGAATGGTTGACCCCAATGTCCTTGAAAACTGCGGAATTGACAGCAACGAATTCACAGGCTTTGCCTTTGGCATGGGTATAGAACGGATTACCATGCTCCGGTACGGGATCAATGACCTGAGGTTATTTACTGAAAATGATGTGCGGTTCCTGCGTCAGTTTGAAGGCGCTTAG
- a CDS encoding esterase family protein, which translates to MQREIREWFSPSLNKQMEVAVYGHYGFALLMIPTAASGFLEYEEKGLLNSIRPYIDSGKVKVYCINTINSESWLNPYMHGYDKAVRHQAYNEYVLKEVIPFIKDTSSPKNEIIACGAAFGALHAANLFFKYPDVINGIIAMSGCYDLSVYTDGYYDENVYFNSPVHYLPQLKAEWHLSLYRNSRHIHFVTGSGAYEVPDYSRHISAILSSKDVPHELDIWGADIDHDWWAWHRMLPYYLETRF; encoded by the coding sequence ATGCAACGGGAGATAAGGGAATGGTTTAGTCCGTCATTGAATAAACAAATGGAAGTGGCTGTGTATGGTCATTACGGTTTTGCATTACTCATGATTCCCACGGCTGCTTCCGGATTCCTGGAATACGAAGAAAAGGGCCTGTTAAACAGTATCAGGCCTTATATTGATTCGGGGAAAGTAAAGGTATACTGTATTAATACCATTAACTCGGAAAGCTGGCTTAATCCATATATGCATGGGTACGACAAGGCTGTAAGGCATCAGGCCTATAATGAATATGTCTTAAAGGAGGTTATCCCGTTTATCAAGGATACAAGCAGTCCCAAAAATGAAATTATTGCGTGCGGAGCTGCATTCGGAGCTTTGCACGCTGCTAATTTGTTTTTCAAATATCCGGACGTCATCAATGGAATTATAGCCATGAGCGGTTGCTATGACCTGAGCGTGTATACTGATGGATATTATGACGAGAATGTATATTTCAACTCTCCGGTGCACTACCTTCCTCAGCTTAAGGCAGAGTGGCATCTTTCCCTTTACAGAAATAGCAGGCATATCCATTTTGTAACTGGCTCAGGAGCCTATGAAGTACCTGATTATTCCAGACATATTTCTGCCATTCTCTCTTCTAAGGACGTACCCCATGAACTGGATATCTGGGGCGCTGATATCGACCATGACTGGTGGGCATGGCACCGTATGCTTCCCTATTACCTGGAAACAAGATTCTGA
- a CDS encoding circularly permuted type 2 ATP-grasp protein, whose protein sequence is MNFSFSDYNTENFFDEMFTPTGEIRPGYEHLKNKFENLTNDDLTNRQLATERALLSMGITFNVYSEGEGTERIMPIDIIPRVLANSEWEWLEKGLKQRIKALNMFIDDVYNDQNILNDGVVPRDLIESSKCFLKPCLGLKPPKGIWCHITGTDLIKGDDGTFMVLEDNLRCPSGVSYMLENRELSKQIFPDVLARTGVRPVSDYPTRLLQMLQHLADRPNPTIAVLTPGIYNSAYFEHSYLAQQMGVELVDARDLVVSDGYVKMRTTTGLQIVDVIYRRIDDTFLDAEAFNPDSLIGIPGIFEVYKKGRVALANAPGTGVADDKVVYAYVPRIIKYYLGEEAIIPNVKTYICREEDDFNYVLENIEQLVVKEANEAGGYGMLIGPKATKEEHELFRQKIRDNPRNYVAQPTISLSRVPCMVDGHAEGRHVDLRPYILYGDEISVIPGGLTRVALRKGSLVVNSSQGGGGKDTWVLY, encoded by the coding sequence ATGAATTTCTCATTCTCTGACTACAACACCGAAAATTTCTTTGATGAAATGTTTACTCCAACGGGAGAGATCCGTCCGGGTTATGAGCATTTAAAAAATAAATTCGAAAATCTGACGAACGACGATCTGACCAACAGGCAGTTAGCGACGGAGCGAGCGTTGCTGTCTATGGGGATTACTTTTAACGTCTATTCCGAAGGGGAGGGGACCGAAAGAATTATGCCGATTGATATCATTCCGAGAGTTTTGGCGAATTCGGAATGGGAATGGTTGGAAAAGGGGCTTAAACAACGGATCAAAGCCCTCAACATGTTTATCGATGATGTTTACAATGATCAGAACATACTCAACGATGGCGTTGTCCCCCGGGATCTGATCGAGTCCAGTAAGTGTTTTTTAAAACCTTGCCTGGGCCTGAAACCTCCCAAGGGGATTTGGTGCCATATTACTGGAACGGACCTTATCAAAGGAGATGATGGTACCTTTATGGTACTGGAAGACAACCTTCGCTGTCCGTCAGGAGTATCTTATATGCTGGAAAACAGGGAGTTGTCTAAGCAGATATTTCCTGATGTGCTGGCGCGGACCGGCGTGCGGCCGGTGTCTGACTATCCCACCAGGCTGTTGCAGATGCTTCAGCATTTGGCCGACAGGCCCAACCCGACCATCGCGGTACTTACCCCAGGTATTTATAATTCGGCCTATTTCGAACACTCTTACCTGGCCCAGCAGATGGGTGTGGAGTTGGTTGATGCCCGTGACCTTGTGGTGTCTGATGGGTATGTAAAAATGCGCACAACCACCGGGCTTCAGATTGTAGATGTAATTTACCGCCGGATTGATGATACTTTTCTGGATGCAGAAGCCTTTAATCCCGATTCGCTGATAGGCATACCCGGAATTTTTGAAGTATATAAGAAGGGTAGAGTGGCACTGGCAAATGCACCTGGCACGGGAGTTGCTGATGATAAGGTGGTGTACGCCTATGTCCCCAGAATTATAAAGTATTACCTGGGCGAAGAGGCGATCATCCCTAATGTGAAGACCTACATCTGCCGGGAGGAAGATGATTTTAACTATGTACTTGAAAACATCGAGCAACTGGTGGTGAAAGAAGCGAACGAAGCGGGGGGGTATGGGATGCTGATCGGGCCAAAGGCAACCAAAGAAGAGCATGAACTATTCAGGCAGAAGATACGTGATAACCCGCGTAACTATGTAGCCCAGCCTACGATATCTTTGTCAAGGGTACCGTGTATGGTGGACGGGCACGCGGAGGGAAGGCATGTAGATTTGCGTCCGTATATTTTATACGGGGATGAAATAAGCGTAATTCCGGGAGGGCTCACACGTGTTGCGCTCCGTAAAGGATCCCTGGTGGTGAATTCCTCACAAGGTGGTGGTGGAAAGGACACCTGGGTATTATATTGA
- a CDS encoding DUF5723 family protein, with protein MDRSFYILLILYVSVPLISQSQHLPGVAMGNYAGTNALYHNPAFVADNRYGVSINLVGTQFYTANNHVKWDAPFSFLSLITNTVSDEYRTDRGALIFPRRYLDEKLNGKSNKYLNAGGDTRLPSFMFNLFKGRVGVGFSTRARYILNTTGLTEPLARLISKTTKLEELQGRVFSGQAGQLHLNGLGEFALTLGGVVMDNETDFVKVGFTIKRLLGLYNVHAIIENSAFTVLPDASWSYRRELIGVDEINVRYAITRDEGYSNIKPTIPWLFGNAPPGSGWGFDLGAVYEYRPDINKFGYTAKGIRQYDATKNKYLYRISASLTDIGRVHFKNPAYILQQETHTANKEFRYDDFHNLKGSEAFYTAINESLEGGEPLAPNFRSVLPMAFQASIDYHLKPDIYVNTLWVQNLIPQSAFGMKAESIIAVTPRYEHKWYEVSVPLVLMNRYRSPAIGLAGRIGPLWLGTDHLTGLLNIGKPKAFNLYFGISGGLFRKPPEEQNQCWPPRKSFFKRVFSKR; from the coding sequence ATGGATAGATCTTTCTACATTTTGTTGATACTTTATGTGAGCGTGCCCTTGATCAGCCAGTCCCAGCACTTACCCGGTGTAGCCATGGGTAACTATGCCGGCACCAATGCCCTTTACCACAACCCTGCTTTTGTGGCCGATAACCGCTACGGCGTTTCCATCAACCTGGTGGGTACGCAATTTTATACAGCCAACAACCACGTGAAATGGGATGCTCCTTTTTCATTTCTTAGCCTCATTACCAATACCGTTTCTGATGAGTACCGTACCGACCGGGGAGCGCTGATTTTCCCCCGCAGGTACCTGGACGAAAAACTGAACGGCAAGAGCAATAAATATCTCAATGCCGGGGGAGATACGCGGCTGCCATCCTTTATGTTTAATTTATTCAAGGGAAGGGTCGGTGTAGGGTTTTCCACCAGAGCACGGTATATACTTAATACCACAGGCCTCACCGAACCGTTGGCAAGGCTGATCAGCAAAACCACCAAACTGGAAGAATTGCAGGGGCGCGTATTTTCTGGTCAGGCAGGCCAGCTTCATCTGAATGGTCTGGGAGAATTTGCGCTGACGCTGGGAGGCGTTGTGATGGATAACGAAACCGACTTTGTGAAAGTGGGTTTTACCATTAAAAGACTTCTGGGGTTGTATAACGTACATGCTATTATCGAAAATTCAGCTTTTACCGTTCTGCCAGATGCTTCCTGGTCCTATCGGAGAGAGCTGATCGGTGTAGACGAAATAAATGTACGTTACGCCATCACCCGCGACGAGGGTTATTCAAATATCAAACCGACAATTCCATGGCTATTTGGGAACGCACCTCCGGGAAGCGGCTGGGGATTTGACCTTGGCGCAGTTTATGAATACCGCCCAGACATCAACAAATTCGGTTATACCGCCAAAGGCATCCGGCAGTATGATGCAACAAAGAATAAATACCTGTACCGGATCTCTGCCTCTCTGACGGATATCGGGAGAGTCCATTTTAAAAACCCAGCCTACATTCTTCAGCAGGAAACCCATACGGCTAATAAAGAATTCAGGTATGATGATTTTCATAATCTCAAGGGCTCCGAGGCCTTTTACACAGCTATTAACGAATCGCTGGAAGGCGGGGAGCCATTGGCTCCTAATTTCCGCTCCGTTTTACCCATGGCTTTTCAGGCCAGTATCGATTACCATCTGAAACCTGACATATATGTAAATACTCTTTGGGTGCAGAATCTGATTCCGCAAAGTGCATTCGGAATGAAAGCCGAATCAATAATCGCGGTTACGCCACGTTATGAACACAAATGGTACGAAGTGTCGGTACCCCTTGTTTTAATGAACAGATACCGTTCCCCTGCGATTGGCCTTGCAGGAAGAATAGGGCCGTTATGGCTGGGAACCGACCATCTTACAGGTTTATTAAATATCGGAAAACCCAAGGCTTTTAACCTTTATTTCGGAATATCGGGCGGCTTGTTCCGAAAACCACCGGAAGAACAAAACCAGTGCTGGCCCCCGCGAAAATCGTTCTTTAAACGGGTGTTTTCCAAACGATAG
- the msrB gene encoding peptide-methionine (R)-S-oxide reductase MsrB, which translates to MREVEKTKEEWQQELSSQQCFVLFEKGTERPFSHPYNDNKEEGVYACAACGTPLFSSDHKFDSGTGWPSFFKPVNDQNVEEIVDRSHGMVRTEVVCKTCGGHLGHVFSDGPRPTGLRYCMNGAALKFVKSV; encoded by the coding sequence ATGAGAGAGGTAGAAAAAACCAAAGAAGAATGGCAACAGGAGCTTTCAAGCCAGCAATGTTTTGTATTGTTCGAAAAAGGTACCGAACGGCCCTTCTCACACCCCTACAACGACAATAAGGAAGAAGGTGTGTATGCCTGCGCTGCATGCGGCACACCACTCTTCAGTTCCGACCATAAGTTTGATTCGGGAACAGGATGGCCCAGCTTTTTCAAACCAGTGAATGATCAGAACGTTGAAGAAATAGTAGACCGCAGCCATGGCATGGTCCGGACCGAAGTGGTTTGCAAAACCTGCGGTGGACATCTTGGCCACGTTTTCAGTGACGGTCCACGCCCTACGGGCCTCAGGTACTGTATGAATGGAGCTGCCTTAAAATTTGTTAAATCAGTTTAG
- a CDS encoding penicillin-binding protein 1A, translating to MEVIRTWYNKVRVIFQHAGNQLKSFVNIIFYKLAVLVAGKARTDSLILSFDKNKKAFYEWWEEKFDRESVYYKPILTIWKVFVYGFVGSAVYIFCVETNFLWLMGSMPSVEDLQNPKFAQSSEIYTSDSVMIGKFYTENRTPVTADRISPYLTKALVATEDIRFYKHSGIDYKAMMSVALGIATGATDRGGGSTITQQLAKKLFKTRKREARGLLGYIPGFSTLIYKTKEWLTAIKLERNFTKEEILTMYFNTVDYGNNTYGINTAAKSYFSKSPDSLNVQEAAVLVGLQKATTTYNPIRNMKRSLERRNVVIGQMEKYGYLSKHDADSISALPIVLKTKFETPYDGNANYFKNAVVDFVKKWGDKNGYDLYTDGLKIYTTIDSRMQADAEEAMTQKMKQLQRVFEDHWSKKNPWVDEHGNEIPDFLINVVKRTSRYRSLAAKFPSNPDSVLFYLNKKDTMSVYDWKTSGEIKKYWSSMDSLDYYKRILRAGMMAMNPYTGQIKAWVGGLDYNYFKYDAVKQGKRQPGSTFKPFVYTTAIDDSSFNMSPCDEIEDKPFSKLYMEDGEEKEWKPRNATGTWSYANMTLRRALGQSINSVTAELTDRVGPANVARYAKKMGITTPLKPLPSIGLGPFDVSLYDMVAAYCVFVNNGTYTEPILVTKIEDSNGKVIEEFQPEHRQAISPESAFLMVSMLRGGVEDPGGTSGSIRWRFDVTKNNNEIGGKTGTTSNNSDGWFMCITRDLVVGAWVGGDDRSIHFRSTDLGEGAKTALPIVGSFLEKIYRRKSIGIEPGPFPKPSFKVSKTYQCPTSWQPAQSDSLETESDSTPVRKNEEDDLLIGPPPIPLDTGRRN from the coding sequence ATGGAAGTTATTAGGACGTGGTACAATAAAGTCAGAGTTATTTTCCAACATGCTGGAAATCAACTCAAATCGTTCGTCAATATTATATTTTACAAACTGGCCGTACTGGTAGCCGGAAAAGCCCGGACCGACAGCCTCATACTTTCTTTTGATAAAAACAAAAAAGCCTTCTACGAATGGTGGGAAGAGAAATTTGACAGAGAATCAGTTTATTACAAACCTATTCTGACCATCTGGAAAGTTTTTGTGTATGGCTTTGTCGGAAGCGCCGTATACATATTCTGCGTGGAAACAAATTTTCTCTGGCTTATGGGCAGTATGCCAAGCGTGGAAGACCTTCAGAATCCTAAATTTGCCCAATCCTCAGAGATATATACATCCGACAGCGTAATGATCGGTAAATTCTACACCGAAAACAGAACGCCCGTAACCGCCGATAGGATTTCCCCTTATCTCACAAAGGCACTCGTTGCTACGGAAGACATCCGGTTTTACAAGCATTCCGGGATTGACTATAAAGCCATGATGAGTGTGGCTTTGGGGATAGCGACAGGTGCCACAGACCGCGGAGGAGGAAGCACCATAACCCAGCAGCTTGCTAAAAAACTTTTTAAGACAAGAAAAAGAGAGGCGCGCGGCCTGTTGGGATACATTCCAGGTTTCAGTACGCTTATTTACAAAACCAAAGAATGGCTCACCGCCATCAAGCTCGAAAGGAATTTCACCAAGGAGGAAATCCTGACAATGTATTTCAACACGGTTGATTACGGCAACAATACCTACGGAATCAATACCGCGGCAAAATCCTATTTCAGTAAATCACCGGATAGCCTCAATGTACAGGAAGCCGCCGTACTGGTGGGCTTACAAAAAGCCACGACAACCTACAACCCTATCCGCAATATGAAGCGTTCACTGGAACGCAGGAATGTGGTGATCGGGCAGATGGAGAAATACGGATACCTGAGCAAACATGATGCTGACTCTATCAGTGCCTTGCCGATTGTCCTCAAAACCAAATTTGAAACCCCCTACGACGGCAATGCCAATTATTTTAAGAATGCCGTCGTTGATTTTGTAAAAAAATGGGGTGACAAAAACGGATATGACCTCTACACCGATGGTTTGAAGATCTATACTACCATTGACTCACGCATGCAGGCGGATGCGGAAGAGGCCATGACCCAGAAAATGAAGCAGCTTCAGCGGGTATTTGAAGATCACTGGAGCAAAAAGAACCCATGGGTGGATGAACACGGTAATGAAATTCCCGACTTTCTGATAAACGTAGTGAAGAGGACGAGCAGGTATAGGTCGCTCGCTGCCAAGTTTCCCAGCAATCCGGACAGCGTGCTTTTTTATCTCAATAAAAAGGATACGATGAGTGTTTACGACTGGAAAACAAGCGGGGAAATAAAGAAATACTGGAGTTCGATGGATTCGCTTGATTACTACAAGCGTATCCTGCGTGCAGGTATGATGGCGATGAACCCCTACACAGGACAAATAAAAGCATGGGTAGGCGGGCTGGACTACAATTATTTCAAATACGATGCCGTTAAACAGGGAAAAAGGCAGCCGGGTTCTACCTTTAAACCTTTTGTATATACCACGGCCATTGACGATTCTTCATTTAATATGTCGCCATGTGATGAAATTGAAGACAAACCTTTTTCAAAACTCTACATGGAAGACGGTGAAGAAAAAGAATGGAAACCCAGAAATGCCACAGGTACCTGGTCCTATGCAAACATGACACTGCGGAGGGCGTTGGGGCAATCCATCAACTCCGTCACAGCAGAACTTACAGACCGCGTGGGCCCGGCTAACGTAGCGCGCTATGCCAAAAAAATGGGCATCACCACCCCACTGAAGCCCCTGCCTTCCATAGGCCTGGGTCCGTTTGATGTTTCGCTTTATGATATGGTAGCTGCTTACTGTGTTTTTGTAAATAATGGTACCTACACGGAGCCCATCCTGGTCACCAAGATTGAGGACAGCAACGGCAAAGTAATTGAGGAATTTCAGCCGGAACACCGCCAGGCAATCAGCCCCGAATCGGCATTCCTGATGGTTAGTATGCTGCGTGGAGGTGTAGAAGACCCGGGAGGTACCTCAGGAAGTATCAGGTGGCGGTTTGATGTCACCAAAAATAACAATGAAATTGGCGGCAAAACCGGAACCACTTCTAATAACTCCGACGGATGGTTCATGTGTATCACCCGCGACCTGGTAGTAGGAGCCTGGGTAGGCGGCGACGACCGAAGTATTCACTTCCGTTCAACGGACCTTGGCGAGGGCGCAAAAACCGCCTTACCTATTGTGGGTAGCTTTCTGGAGAAGATTTACCGCCGTAAATCCATAGGTATTGAACCGGGTCCTTTTCCGAAACCAAGTTTTAAAGTTTCCAAAACATACCAATGCCCCACCTCCTGGCAGCCCGCTCAAAGCGACTCCCTCGAAACGGAATCGGACAGTACACCCGTGCGGAAAAATGAAGAGGATGACCTGCTCATAGGGCCGCCCCCTATTCCGTTGGATACTGGAAGAAGAAATTAA
- a CDS encoding helix-turn-helix transcriptional regulator — METTLHNPSSLQANLNWLTEKEKQVLWLIAMGLNSKAIAVRLDVRPKSVDNYKNRIGKKLGLKGYGALVSFIRANNVFAMTEKTTGT; from the coding sequence GTGGAAACTACTTTACACAATCCTTCATCATTACAGGCTAATCTGAACTGGCTTACCGAGAAAGAAAAACAGGTTTTATGGCTGATCGCTATGGGACTTAATTCTAAGGCCATTGCTGTCCGGCTGGATGTGCGTCCCAAAAGCGTTGACAATTATAAAAATCGGATTGGCAAGAAATTGGGATTGAAAGGTTACGGCGCGCTCGTTAGCTTCATCCGGGCCAACAATGTGTTTGCGATGACAGAAAAAACAACTGGAACTTAG